The proteins below are encoded in one region of Sporosarcina sp. FSL K6-1508:
- the hisC gene encoding histidinol-phosphate transaminase, whose amino-acid sequence MNWKKALDGITPYKPGRSIEEVTRMYGLKEVVKLASNENPYGCAPSVKESLASAAIQHEIYPDGYASALRSKLTQKLGVDEEAVLFGNGSDEIIMIITRALLGTDTNTVMATPTFPQYAHNAKIAGAEIREVTLKDNGQHDLEGFLKAIDSETAVIWICNPNNPTGNLIPSDALEAFLGQVPPNILVVLDEAYIEYVMAPGYIDSVTYLEQFPNVILLRTFSKAYGLASYRVGYAIGHPAVISNLNKVRNPFNNNSIGLAIAEKALDDEAFIEQCRKLNHEQRKRFKHYADEKKLHLFDSETNFVLIEVPNDSDDASEKLLQQGFIVRSGNALGTPGYIRVTIGSEEQTSKFLKAFDTLWQSEGSPV is encoded by the coding sequence ATGAACTGGAAAAAAGCACTTGACGGTATAACCCCGTACAAACCAGGCAGATCGATTGAAGAGGTAACACGCATGTATGGACTAAAAGAAGTAGTGAAGCTCGCTTCAAACGAAAATCCTTACGGCTGCGCGCCGTCTGTTAAAGAATCTCTGGCTTCTGCCGCTATCCAACATGAAATTTATCCGGATGGCTATGCAAGTGCTTTGCGCAGTAAACTAACCCAAAAATTGGGGGTAGATGAAGAAGCAGTATTGTTCGGCAATGGTTCGGATGAAATTATTATGATCATTACTCGAGCACTTCTTGGCACAGATACAAATACAGTTATGGCAACGCCGACATTTCCACAATATGCACATAATGCGAAGATCGCAGGTGCTGAAATACGGGAAGTTACGTTGAAAGATAATGGGCAACATGATCTCGAAGGATTTCTAAAAGCAATCGATAGTGAGACAGCTGTTATCTGGATATGTAATCCGAATAATCCGACTGGTAACCTAATTCCAAGCGACGCTTTGGAGGCTTTCCTTGGTCAAGTACCCCCAAATATTCTTGTCGTCCTTGACGAAGCATATATAGAATACGTTATGGCACCCGGATATATAGACTCCGTCACCTATTTGGAACAATTTCCAAACGTTATCTTGCTCCGAACGTTTTCCAAAGCATACGGGCTCGCATCATACAGAGTTGGCTATGCAATCGGTCATCCTGCAGTCATTTCCAATCTTAATAAAGTACGGAACCCGTTCAACAATAACTCGATTGGACTTGCAATCGCTGAAAAGGCACTTGATGACGAAGCGTTCATAGAACAGTGTCGTAAATTGAATCATGAGCAAAGGAAACGATTCAAGCACTATGCTGACGAAAAGAAACTACACCTTTTTGATTCGGAAACGAATTTCGTGCTAATAGAGGTTCCGAATGATTCAGATGACGCTTCAGAAAAATTGTTGCAACAAGGTTTCATTGTTAGAAGTGGGAATGCACTCGGAACTCCAGGTTATATACGAGTGACGATTGGGTCAGAAGAACAGACTAGTAAATTTTTAAAGGCATTTGATACATTGTGGCAATCCGAGGGTTCGCCCGTATGA
- the aroH gene encoding chorismate mutase, whose translation MVRGLRGATTVENDIEQAVLEATQALVEEMAKENRVLPVDIISVLISTTTDIKSAFPAKAVRSIDGWMYVPVICTHEMDVPGAMPSCIRVLMHVNTDIPQRYVKHIYQNNAVKLRPDLQK comes from the coding sequence ATGGTTAGAGGATTAAGGGGAGCAACGACGGTCGAGAATGACATAGAACAAGCTGTTCTTGAAGCGACACAAGCACTTGTCGAAGAAATGGCCAAAGAAAATAGGGTTTTGCCTGTGGATATCATTTCTGTACTTATATCCACAACGACAGACATCAAATCAGCCTTCCCTGCAAAAGCAGTTCGATCGATTGATGGGTGGATGTATGTTCCAGTCATATGTACACATGAAATGGATGTCCCAGGAGCGATGCCATCATGCATCAGAGTCCTTATGCATGTGAACACAGATATTCCGCAACGTTATGTAAAACATATTTATCAAAATAACGCGGTTAAATTACGGCCAGATTTACAAAAGTAA
- the aroB gene encoding 3-dehydroquinate synthase, with amino-acid sequence MGKLTVAVRDHHYNVDIGPDTYNLFTTDYAELLGSVDRIAIIADEKVAAIHLPLLQKALESVNHEIIVKTVPAGESCKTSTVYIDCLSFLLNEKFTRDSLLIAFGGGACGDLTGFVAATYMRGIKYLQCPTTILAHDSAVGGKTAINMPEGKNMVGSFHQPTGVLFNTSLFESLPPREIRSGMAELLKHALISDEKWALELLSESSFSQPDIEWLSHELLRGIEVKAKIVTEDEFEHSTRKFLNFGHTFGHAVEGVCGFGGLSHGESVMIGMAYSLILSESHGAIDESLTSRFIKFANTHSYTFQPVHEHAFNVFMGYMEKDKKASFGKLNFVLLNGVGKPYVKELSKEQCEEAFNQLKQRTKGDETK; translated from the coding sequence ATGGGGAAACTTACGGTTGCTGTCCGAGATCACCACTATAACGTCGATATCGGTCCAGACACATACAATCTATTTACTACAGATTATGCTGAACTTCTAGGCAGTGTCGACCGAATTGCAATCATTGCGGATGAAAAGGTTGCGGCTATTCATTTACCGTTGCTTCAAAAGGCGTTGGAGTCTGTAAATCATGAAATTATCGTAAAAACAGTTCCTGCCGGAGAAAGTTGTAAAACATCCACAGTTTACATTGATTGTCTATCCTTTTTGTTGAATGAAAAATTCACAAGAGATTCACTCCTCATTGCTTTTGGCGGTGGTGCATGCGGAGATCTCACTGGATTCGTCGCAGCGACATACATGAGGGGGATAAAGTACCTGCAATGCCCTACGACAATCCTGGCGCATGACAGTGCAGTAGGAGGCAAAACGGCAATCAATATGCCGGAAGGAAAAAATATGGTCGGTTCTTTTCATCAGCCAACCGGGGTTTTATTCAACACCTCGCTTTTTGAATCGCTACCGCCGCGAGAAATCAGATCGGGCATGGCGGAGTTGTTGAAACATGCGTTAATCTCGGATGAGAAATGGGCACTTGAGTTATTGTCTGAATCATCCTTTTCACAACCAGACATCGAATGGTTATCACACGAACTGTTGCGGGGAATCGAAGTGAAGGCGAAAATCGTCACCGAGGATGAATTTGAGCATTCCACCCGTAAGTTTCTAAATTTTGGCCATACATTCGGTCATGCCGTGGAAGGGGTGTGCGGATTCGGGGGTCTAAGCCACGGTGAATCAGTTATGATCGGCATGGCTTACAGTCTTATTTTAAGTGAAAGTCATGGGGCGATCGATGAATCATTGACAAGTCGTTTCATTAAATTTGCAAACACGCATAGCTATACATTCCAACCAGTCCATGAACATGCATTTAATGTATTTATGGGATATATGGAAAAAGATAAAAAAGCCTCTTTCGGTAAACTGAATTTTGTTTTGCTGAATGGTGTTGGAAAACCGTATGTAAAAGAACTGTCAAAAGAGCAATGTGAAGAAGCATTCAATCAATTGAAGCAAAGAACGAAAGGGGATGAGACGAAATGA
- a CDS encoding heptaprenyl diphosphate synthase component 1 has protein sequence METQKIKLHIENYIGEVERSIYEPIMDKDVGRTTIDAGKAFFLLLPLLNGERWNNHLNTSAIAVGAVHAALAAHESIDVSNATSKQQQLTVLSGDHFSGIHYRLLASLPEFGFIRSLSETIGQINEMKTTFHNQLPDGPEMLIEAIRIIEAGCVTDFLHTFGFSQYVPLVSAAMSLLWFNEENADSNFSSGKYSCHTMNAADADRAVVLLHAEMQEALDAADYLQPFLKRQLRNLATPLLGKLN, from the coding sequence ATGGAAACCCAAAAAATCAAACTGCATATCGAAAATTATATAGGTGAAGTAGAGCGTTCAATTTACGAGCCGATTATGGACAAGGATGTTGGACGCACGACAATCGATGCCGGTAAAGCTTTCTTCCTTTTGTTGCCGCTGTTAAATGGAGAAAGATGGAATAATCATTTAAACACTTCAGCAATTGCAGTCGGTGCTGTGCATGCAGCTCTAGCAGCGCATGAGTCGATTGATGTATCCAACGCAACTTCAAAGCAACAACAACTTACTGTTTTGTCTGGTGATCATTTCAGCGGAATCCATTACAGACTTCTTGCATCTCTTCCTGAATTCGGTTTCATCCGTTCATTGTCTGAAACGATCGGACAAATTAACGAGATGAAAACAACTTTTCACAACCAATTACCGGATGGGCCTGAAATGTTGATTGAAGCAATTCGTATTATCGAAGCAGGGTGTGTAACGGATTTTTTACATACATTCGGTTTTTCACAATACGTCCCGCTTGTCAGTGCGGCTATGTCGCTCTTATGGTTTAACGAAGAGAATGCTGACAGTAATTTTAGTTCGGGTAAGTATTCGTGCCATACAATGAATGCTGCTGATGCAGATCGTGCGGTTGTTTTGCTTCATGCTGAAATGCAGGAAGCGCTTGATGCAGCTGATTACCTTCAGCCCTTTTTGAAGCGTCAACTCCGTAACCTGGCGACTCCGCTACTTGGTAAACTGAATTGA
- the ndk gene encoding nucleoside-diphosphate kinase, which produces MERTFLMVKPDGVQRNLIGEIVGRFENKGFQLVGAKLMTISQELAEQHYGEHKERPFFGELVDFITSGPVFAMVWEGENVISVGRLMTGATNPKESAPGTIRGDFAVTVGKNIIHGSDAPESAVREIGLFFKEEELVTYGKTMNNWIN; this is translated from the coding sequence ATGGAAAGAACATTTTTAATGGTTAAACCGGACGGCGTTCAACGTAACCTAATTGGTGAAATTGTTGGCCGTTTTGAAAACAAAGGCTTCCAACTAGTAGGTGCGAAGCTTATGACAATTTCACAAGAACTTGCTGAGCAACACTATGGTGAACATAAAGAGCGTCCTTTTTTCGGCGAGCTTGTTGATTTCATCACTTCCGGTCCTGTATTTGCAATGGTATGGGAAGGCGAAAACGTCATCTCTGTTGGTCGTCTGATGACTGGCGCAACAAATCCGAAAGAATCTGCACCTGGAACAATCCGTGGCGACTTCGCTGTTACTGTCGGCAAAAACATCATTCACGGTTCTGATGCTCCAGAATCGGCTGTTCGTGAAATCGGTCTTTTCTTCAAAGAAGAAGAACTTGTAACTTACGGCAAAACGATGAACAACTGGATCAACTAA
- a CDS encoding DUF2768 domain-containing protein, whose translation MDKMWLSFYAMGFMVISMGLIYVSRQKLQNKVLKFIFAIVAYSLLIIAFFAMIYLVFNGPTGGA comes from the coding sequence ATGGATAAAATGTGGCTGTCGTTCTATGCAATGGGATTCATGGTTATTTCCATGGGTCTTATTTATGTGAGCAGGCAAAAGCTTCAAAATAAAGTATTGAAATTTATATTTGCTATAGTAGCCTATTCTTTACTAATCATCGCATTTTTTGCAATGATTTACCTTGTATTTAATGGGCCGACAGGAGGGGCATAA
- a CDS encoding demethylmenaquinone methyltransferase, translated as MSLSKEQKVHTVFEKISVDYDKMNSVISFNQHKKWRDDIMSRMNVHEGAHALDVCCGTADWTIAIAEATGSNGHVTGLDFSEGMLEAGRSKVAAHPNITLVQGNAMELPFPDDSFDFVTIGFGLRNVPDYLTVLQEMNRVLKPGGMIACLETSQSELPGYRQLFRFYFKFIMPVLGKVFAKSYKEYSWLQESADDFPGMKQLAQLFTEAGFTGVSFKSYSGGAAAGHVGYKQ; from the coding sequence TTGTCATTATCAAAAGAACAGAAAGTCCATACCGTTTTTGAAAAAATATCCGTTGATTACGATAAGATGAATTCCGTGATCAGTTTCAATCAACATAAGAAATGGCGTGATGATATCATGTCACGTATGAACGTTCATGAAGGCGCTCATGCGCTGGACGTCTGTTGCGGCACTGCTGATTGGACAATCGCTATTGCAGAAGCGACAGGATCTAATGGGCACGTGACGGGTCTGGACTTTAGCGAGGGTATGCTAGAAGCAGGCCGATCGAAAGTTGCAGCCCATCCAAATATTACGCTCGTACAAGGAAATGCTATGGAACTGCCGTTTCCTGACGATTCGTTCGATTTTGTTACAATCGGTTTCGGATTGCGTAACGTCCCGGATTATTTAACGGTTTTACAAGAAATGAACCGTGTCTTAAAGCCGGGTGGAATGATTGCATGTCTTGAAACTTCTCAATCTGAGCTTCCAGGTTACAGGCAGTTATTCCGCTTTTATTTTAAATTCATTATGCCTGTACTGGGAAAGGTATTTGCAAAAAGTTATAAAGAATATTCATGGCTTCAAGAATCGGCCGATGATTTTCCAGGGATGAAACAACTCGCCCAGCTATTCACAGAAGCAGGCTTCACTGGAGTGTCCTTTAAATCATATAGTGGTGGCGCCGCGGCTGGCCACGTGGGGTATAAACAATAA
- the folE gene encoding GTP cyclohydrolase I FolE, with product MNVVDYEKIEKAVSMILEAVGEDPEREGLIETPKRVAKMYAEVFEGLNKDPKDYFKTVFHENHDEVVLVKDIPFYSMCEHHLVPFFGNAHIAYIPRDGVVAGLSKLARAVETTARRPQLQERITSTVAEAMMEMLNPIGVYVVIEAEHMCMTMRGIKKPGAKTVTTVARGIYEQDDVKRAEILSLIKMS from the coding sequence ATGAATGTTGTCGATTATGAGAAAATAGAGAAGGCAGTTTCAATGATCCTTGAAGCAGTCGGTGAAGATCCCGAGCGTGAAGGACTTATAGAAACTCCGAAGCGTGTCGCAAAGATGTATGCCGAAGTATTCGAAGGTTTGAATAAAGATCCAAAGGATTATTTCAAAACGGTATTCCATGAAAATCACGATGAAGTCGTCCTTGTAAAAGATATTCCGTTTTACTCGATGTGTGAGCATCACCTTGTACCCTTTTTTGGGAATGCACATATTGCATACATACCGCGGGACGGTGTCGTCGCCGGCTTAAGTAAATTGGCGAGAGCTGTCGAAACGACTGCCAGAAGGCCGCAGCTTCAAGAACGCATCACTTCCACAGTTGCGGAGGCAATGATGGAAATGCTGAATCCAATCGGCGTGTACGTTGTAATCGAAGCAGAACATATGTGTATGACTATGCGAGGCATCAAGAAACCGGGCGCGAAGACAGTGACTACTGTCGCTCGTGGAATTTACGAGCAGGACGATGTGAAACGTGCAGAGATCCTGTCACTTATTAAGATGTCTTGA
- the aroC gene encoding chorismate synthase: MRYFTAGESHGPQLTAIIEGLPAQMELTAEMINGELSRRQGGHGRGRRMQIEKDQVVISSGVRHGETLGSPVTLTVINDDWKHWTSIMGVEPLADDVKPEDVKRQITRPRPGHADLVGGMKYGHRDLRNVLERSSARETTMRVAIGAVAKQFLRELDIETVAHVTEIGGVTTNPDTYAGKGTEELRNIVENDPVYCADPEASKLMVQAIDDAKGRGDTVGGVVEVVIEGCPPGIGSYVQFDRKMDGKLAGAMMSINAFKGVEIGLGFEMAKIPGSKVHDEITWSEEQGYYRKSNRLGGLEGGMTTGMPIVIRGVMKPIPTLYKPLESVDIDTKEPFVATIERSDPCAVPAASVVAEHVIATEMAKAIMDEFRSDTIDGLKKEIEEYRRYVKEF; the protein is encoded by the coding sequence ATGAGGTATTTCACAGCCGGTGAATCACACGGACCGCAATTGACTGCAATCATTGAAGGACTGCCTGCCCAAATGGAATTGACTGCTGAAATGATTAATGGGGAACTTTCAAGACGTCAAGGTGGACACGGACGCGGAAGGCGCATGCAAATAGAAAAAGATCAGGTTGTTATTTCGTCGGGTGTCCGCCATGGCGAAACACTGGGCTCTCCGGTCACGTTGACGGTTATCAACGATGATTGGAAACATTGGACCTCGATTATGGGGGTAGAACCTTTAGCGGATGATGTTAAACCGGAAGACGTTAAACGACAAATAACACGTCCAAGACCGGGCCATGCAGATCTTGTTGGCGGGATGAAATACGGTCACCGGGATTTGCGCAACGTTCTGGAACGATCGTCTGCACGTGAGACAACGATGCGCGTCGCTATCGGTGCGGTTGCAAAACAATTCCTTCGTGAACTTGATATTGAAACTGTCGCACATGTAACAGAGATTGGAGGAGTCACAACAAATCCAGATACATATGCAGGAAAAGGAACGGAAGAATTGCGTAACATCGTTGAAAACGATCCTGTCTACTGTGCAGACCCTGAAGCTTCTAAATTGATGGTACAAGCCATTGATGACGCGAAAGGGCGTGGAGATACAGTAGGCGGTGTCGTAGAAGTGGTGATTGAAGGGTGCCCTCCTGGAATCGGGAGTTACGTTCAATTTGACAGAAAAATGGATGGTAAGCTTGCTGGGGCGATGATGAGCATCAATGCGTTCAAAGGTGTTGAAATCGGGCTCGGATTTGAAATGGCAAAAATACCCGGCAGTAAAGTACATGATGAAATTACCTGGAGTGAAGAACAAGGTTATTACCGTAAATCGAACCGTTTAGGCGGGCTTGAAGGCGGAATGACGACAGGTATGCCGATTGTTATCAGGGGCGTCATGAAGCCCATTCCGACATTGTATAAACCGCTTGAAAGTGTCGATATAGATACAAAAGAACCATTTGTCGCAACAATTGAACGCTCGGACCCTTGTGCAGTACCAGCAGCCTCCGTAGTAGCAGAGCATGTAATTGCCACAGAAATGGCAAAGGCCATTATGGATGAATTCCGATCAGATACAATTGACGGCCTAAAAAAAGAAATCGAAGAATATAGAAGGTATGTAAAGGAGTTTTAA
- a CDS encoding HU family DNA-binding protein: MNKTELITSVAEAAELTKKDATKAVEAVFDTIQSTLASGEKVQLIGFGNFEVRERAARKGRNPQSGEEIDIAASKVPAFKAGKALKDAVK, encoded by the coding sequence GTGAATAAAACAGAATTGATTACTTCTGTAGCTGAAGCAGCAGAACTAACTAAGAAAGATGCTACAAAAGCTGTCGAAGCTGTATTCGATACGATCCAATCTACTCTTGCAAGTGGTGAGAAGGTACAATTGATCGGTTTCGGAAACTTCGAAGTTCGTGAGCGTGCAGCTCGTAAAGGACGTAACCCACAATCTGGGGAAGAAATCGATATCGCTGCAAGCAAAGTACCAGCTTTCAAAGCAGGTAAAGCGCTTAAAGACGCGGTAAAATAA
- a CDS encoding polyprenyl synthetase family protein — protein sequence MEKLKLMSLYADFRKDMAYIEKELERSVNSSSPIIRQASLHLLRAGGKRIRPIFVILSSKFGNYSLEDVAKVAVSLELVHMASLVHDDVIDDSDMRRGLETVKARWDNRIAMYTGDFIFSRALTSIGEIELPAVHQLLAKTMLEICKGEIIQIDHQRKTDQTVRDYLRRIKRKTALLLSSSCELGALVSGADPLIVRKLRRFGYFAGMAFQIVDDILDITSTDEELGKPAGSDLLNGHLTLPILYIKNDMNFQPYMERSFDGTLTESDRDEMLTYIRNTDAIQKAQAVSDLYLKKAMDEISTLPDGEANAKKAFMQISAFIGKRKY from the coding sequence TTGGAGAAATTGAAGTTAATGTCACTTTATGCTGATTTCCGTAAGGATATGGCTTATATAGAAAAGGAACTTGAACGATCCGTCAATTCATCTTCCCCAATCATTCGGCAAGCATCACTTCATTTGCTTCGTGCAGGTGGAAAAAGGATTCGGCCAATTTTTGTTATTCTGTCATCCAAATTCGGTAACTATTCGTTGGAGGATGTGGCAAAGGTAGCTGTCTCGCTTGAGCTTGTTCACATGGCATCTCTTGTCCATGATGATGTTATCGATGATTCAGATATGCGTCGCGGCCTTGAAACTGTGAAGGCGCGCTGGGATAACCGGATTGCAATGTACACGGGAGATTTCATCTTTTCCCGTGCGCTTACATCCATCGGTGAAATAGAACTACCTGCGGTTCATCAACTGCTTGCAAAAACAATGCTTGAAATTTGTAAAGGTGAAATTATTCAAATCGATCATCAGCGGAAAACGGATCAGACGGTTCGGGATTATTTGCGCCGCATAAAACGAAAGACTGCACTTCTTCTATCATCTAGCTGTGAGCTCGGCGCTCTTGTATCGGGAGCTGATCCTTTGATAGTGAGAAAATTGCGCCGCTTCGGTTATTTCGCAGGCATGGCTTTTCAAATTGTCGATGACATCCTTGATATTACATCAACTGATGAAGAACTTGGAAAACCTGCAGGTAGTGATTTGTTGAATGGTCATCTGACATTGCCGATTTTATACATAAAAAATGATATGAATTTCCAACCTTATATGGAGCGTTCGTTTGACGGGACCTTGACGGAATCGGACCGGGATGAAATGCTGACTTATATTCGTAATACAGATGCCATCCAAAAAGCACAAGCTGTAAGTGATTTGTATTTGAAAAAAGCAATGGATGAAATAAGTACACTGCCTGATGGTGAAGCCAATGCTAAAAAAGCATTCATGCAAATTTCTGCTTTCATTGGTAAACGTAAGTATTAA
- the spoIVA gene encoding stage IV sporulation protein A, whose amino-acid sequence MKEELYENLARRTDGDIYIGVVGPVRVGKSTFVKRVMEEVVIPNMTEASDRIRAQDELPQSSPGTVIMTSEPKFVPAQGTSVSVGDGELKFQIRLADCVGYVIDGVKGYEDENGPKLVHTPWHNEPIPFEEAARIGTDKVIRDHSTIGILVTTDGTVNNIPRAAAEVAEVEIVNKLKDIGKPFVIVLNSKMPANDRTVALKHDLHEKYGVPVIAISADQLNAQEIQLILKEALYEFPISDIEVQKPDWMDVLGSEHELNANIDRVINEGFLEVSKIRKVQELAERLRDEKYVKQAEVIEVDAGKGKAIVKIAMDEQAFREICEEIMGQEIGSKKDWLLFVKEAAKAKKSYNMYSEAIDTARKQGYGVALPTIDDFNPSAPELIKQNNFFGVRMKATAPSLHIIRVDMEAEFSPLIGSEFHSHHLLKELKNAYLHDREALWETQLFGTPLHEVMKESIRFKTASVPMNARKRLRETIEQMVNDGNKGMITFIV is encoded by the coding sequence ATGAAAGAGGAATTATATGAAAACTTGGCACGACGCACTGACGGTGATATTTATATCGGTGTCGTCGGCCCTGTCCGTGTAGGGAAATCAACATTCGTGAAAAGGGTTATGGAAGAAGTCGTTATTCCAAATATGACGGAAGCGTCGGATCGGATTCGTGCACAGGATGAACTCCCGCAAAGTTCACCCGGAACAGTCATCATGACATCAGAACCGAAATTTGTACCTGCTCAAGGGACGTCTGTATCCGTAGGGGACGGTGAACTTAAGTTTCAAATCAGGTTAGCAGATTGCGTTGGTTACGTGATAGACGGTGTAAAAGGGTATGAGGACGAGAATGGTCCCAAACTGGTCCACACGCCATGGCACAACGAACCAATCCCGTTTGAAGAAGCGGCACGTATAGGCACGGATAAAGTGATCAGGGATCATTCTACGATTGGTATTCTTGTCACGACGGATGGAACGGTGAATAATATTCCGCGGGCAGCAGCCGAAGTAGCAGAAGTAGAAATTGTCAACAAGTTGAAAGATATCGGCAAGCCGTTTGTCATTGTACTCAATTCTAAAATGCCTGCAAATGATAGGACTGTTGCGCTAAAGCATGATTTACATGAAAAATATGGAGTGCCTGTCATTGCAATAAGTGCTGATCAGTTAAATGCGCAGGAAATTCAACTCATTTTAAAAGAAGCTTTATACGAATTTCCGATTTCTGATATCGAAGTTCAAAAACCCGATTGGATGGACGTACTTGGAAGTGAACATGAGTTGAATGCCAACATCGATAGGGTGATTAACGAAGGTTTTCTAGAAGTATCAAAAATTCGTAAAGTACAGGAATTGGCGGAAAGATTAAGAGACGAAAAATATGTTAAGCAAGCAGAAGTCATTGAAGTAGATGCTGGCAAAGGGAAAGCAATCGTGAAAATCGCCATGGATGAACAGGCTTTCCGTGAAATTTGTGAAGAGATTATGGGCCAGGAAATCGGCTCGAAAAAAGATTGGTTATTGTTTGTTAAAGAGGCGGCCAAAGCGAAAAAGTCATACAATATGTATTCAGAAGCCATTGATACGGCCAGAAAACAAGGTTACGGCGTCGCTCTTCCAACAATTGATGATTTTAATCCTTCTGCACCAGAACTGATCAAACAGAATAACTTTTTTGGCGTACGCATGAAAGCGACGGCACCTTCACTTCACATTATCCGGGTAGATATGGAGGCTGAATTTTCTCCATTAATCGGCTCCGAATTTCATAGCCATCATCTACTAAAAGAATTGAAGAATGCTTATTTGCATGATAGAGAGGCATTATGGGAAACACAACTCTTCGGAACGCCGCTCCATGAAGTTATGAAAGAGAGCATTCGATTCAAAACAGCTTCGGTCCCGATGAATGCACGAAAACGTCTGCGAGAGACGATTGAACAGATGGTGAACGATGGAAATAAAGGCATGATAACATTTATCGTATAA
- a CDS encoding CheR family methyltransferase codes for MPDYAVFIGNIKKKTGIDLSLYKEAQMKRRLTSLYEKRGYRNFIEYYEAIHNDKELLEEFLDRMTINVSEFYRNAQRWDVLEKKIFPKLLAQNKKLKIWSAACSTGEEPYSIALVLLSHVPLRDISILATDLDLGVIERAKVGLYPERALKEVPAPIVNQHFVNEGHFYQVKDEIKRTVTFKQQNLLEDRYDTGFDLIVCRNVMIYFTEEAKDQIYTNFSKSLKQGGILFVGSTEQIFNPSKYGLESEDTFFYRKI; via the coding sequence TTGCCGGATTATGCTGTATTTATTGGAAACATCAAGAAAAAGACGGGAATTGATCTGTCACTTTATAAAGAAGCACAGATGAAAAGAAGACTCACTTCTCTATATGAGAAAAGAGGGTACCGAAATTTTATAGAGTATTATGAAGCCATACATAATGACAAAGAGCTACTCGAGGAATTCCTGGATCGGATGACTATCAATGTTTCCGAATTCTATCGCAATGCCCAGCGGTGGGATGTGCTGGAAAAGAAGATTTTCCCAAAGCTCCTTGCACAAAATAAAAAACTGAAGATTTGGAGTGCTGCCTGTTCCACGGGTGAAGAACCATATTCGATCGCGCTTGTTTTATTATCCCATGTACCACTTCGCGATATATCGATTTTAGCAACAGATCTTGATTTAGGCGTCATTGAACGGGCGAAAGTTGGTTTATACCCTGAAAGAGCTTTGAAGGAAGTGCCTGCTCCGATTGTAAATCAGCATTTTGTCAATGAAGGTCATTTTTATCAGGTGAAGGATGAAATCAAGCGGACCGTAACGTTTAAACAGCAAAATCTATTGGAAGACCGTTACGATACGGGATTCGATTTAATCGTTTGCCGCAATGTAATGATCTATTTTACAGAAGAAGCAAAAGACCAAATTTACACAAACTTTTCCAAGTCGCTAAAACAAGGCGGAATTCTTTTTGTGGGAAGCACAGAGCAGATTTTTAATCCTTCAAAATATGGGTTAGAATCAGAAGATACATTCTTTTATAGGAAAATTTAA
- the mtrB gene encoding trp RNA-binding attenuation protein MtrB encodes MTQTDYIVIKAKEDGVNVIGLTRGNDTKFHHTEKLDRGEVMIAQFTDHTSAMKIRGEADVHTAYGVLSSEGKD; translated from the coding sequence ATGACACAAACCGACTATATCGTCATAAAAGCGAAAGAAGACGGCGTAAACGTAATCGGTCTGACACGAGGGAACGATACAAAGTTCCATCATACGGAAAAATTAGATCGTGGTGAAGTGATGATTGCACAATTTACAGATCATACGTCAGCAATGAAAATACGAGGCGAAGCTGACGTTCATACCGCATATGGTGTTTTGTCAAGCGAAGGGAAAGACTGA